The following are from one region of the Pseudodesulfovibrio piezophilus C1TLV30 genome:
- the amrA gene encoding AmmeMemoRadiSam system protein A, with translation MSDFQFGLTEEEKNYLRGLVGQSITSRLDASKGPSAPPEPPTEKMKEHLGAFVTLKIGRNLRGCIGNVRGSGELFRTVWNMARSAAFEDPRFPPLSEKEFETVAYEVSILSPLDICPDPELVEVGRHGLIMSRGGRSGLLLPQVPVEWNWSRETFLAQTCVKAGLERSAWKDPETTILWFQAVVF, from the coding sequence ATGTCTGATTTTCAGTTCGGGTTAACAGAAGAAGAGAAAAACTATCTCAGGGGACTTGTTGGTCAATCCATCACCTCCCGTCTGGATGCTTCCAAAGGACCATCGGCTCCGCCGGAGCCTCCCACTGAAAAAATGAAAGAGCATCTCGGCGCGTTTGTCACACTCAAGATCGGGCGAAATCTTCGTGGATGTATCGGGAATGTCCGGGGGAGCGGAGAGCTTTTTCGCACTGTCTGGAACATGGCTCGGAGCGCGGCCTTTGAGGACCCACGCTTCCCGCCATTGAGCGAAAAGGAATTTGAGACCGTTGCGTATGAGGTGTCCATTCTCAGCCCGCTTGATATCTGCCCTGACCCGGAATTGGTGGAAGTGGGGCGGCATGGTCTGATCATGTCTCGCGGAGGACGGTCCGGTCTATTGCTGCCGCAGGTCCCGGTGGAATGGAACTGGAGCCGGGAGACTTTCCTTGCTCAGACCTGTGTCAAGGCTGGCTTGGAGCGGAGTGCATGGAAAGACCCGGAAACAACGATCCTGTGGTTTCAGGCGGTCGTTTTTTGA
- a CDS encoding MFS transporter: MQRRFRGYGLIAMPPVMTPRTDRCALWSWAFYDWANSSFAALVQTFVFAAYFARAVAENETVGTAQWGSMMGITGVCIALGGPLLGAVADRSGRRKPWLGLFTGMCILATAALWSIEPSPEFVWPALVLAGVGTLGSEYAMIFYNAMLPDLAEPKAIGRWSGWGWGLGYAGGLVLLLIALYGFVEVGAWFAVSREKAMHVRAVMPLTACWYLIFCLPLFLWTPDAPPSSAGSALPLGQSVKQGIAQVRLSLKEVRKYRDIGIFLLARLFYNDGLTTMFAFGGIYAAGTFGMTPSQIILFGVGLNVTAGLGAAGFAWMDDRLGPRRTIQISLLCLTGCAAVILSVRSVSLFWGFGLVMGFFVGPVQASSRSYLAHVAPAEIRGEMFGLFALSGKVTSFLGPLLVGWLTVASGSQRGGMSAILVLLGVGLVGMFLVPPVRENKE, encoded by the coding sequence GTGCAGAGACGCTTCCGTGGATATGGACTGATCGCCATGCCCCCTGTCATGACTCCTCGGACCGATCGATGTGCACTCTGGTCCTGGGCGTTTTATGACTGGGCCAACTCCAGCTTTGCCGCTCTGGTTCAGACCTTTGTTTTTGCTGCTTATTTTGCTCGTGCAGTTGCAGAGAACGAGACCGTGGGGACGGCACAGTGGGGCTCCATGATGGGGATCACTGGAGTGTGTATCGCCTTGGGCGGCCCTCTTCTGGGTGCCGTGGCAGACAGGAGTGGCAGGAGGAAGCCTTGGCTCGGGCTGTTCACGGGAATGTGTATTCTGGCTACAGCAGCACTGTGGAGTATTGAGCCGTCTCCGGAATTTGTCTGGCCCGCGCTTGTGCTGGCCGGTGTGGGAACGCTCGGTTCTGAATATGCCATGATTTTTTATAACGCCATGTTGCCCGATTTGGCTGAACCAAAGGCCATCGGACGCTGGTCCGGCTGGGGGTGGGGGCTTGGCTACGCGGGCGGTTTGGTCCTGCTTCTCATCGCCTTGTATGGATTTGTGGAAGTTGGGGCGTGGTTTGCCGTCTCGCGAGAAAAAGCCATGCATGTCCGTGCCGTGATGCCTCTCACTGCCTGTTGGTATCTGATCTTTTGTCTTCCTTTGTTCTTGTGGACTCCTGATGCACCTCCTTCCTCGGCCGGATCAGCTCTCCCGCTCGGGCAGTCGGTGAAACAGGGCATCGCCCAAGTCAGGCTCTCTTTGAAAGAGGTCAGGAAATACCGTGATATCGGAATCTTTCTGCTTGCCCGTCTGTTTTACAATGACGGGCTGACCACCATGTTCGCTTTTGGTGGCATTTATGCCGCCGGGACATTCGGCATGACGCCAAGCCAGATTATCCTGTTCGGAGTCGGTCTCAATGTCACGGCCGGACTTGGCGCTGCGGGGTTCGCCTGGATGGACGACCGTCTCGGTCCCCGGCGGACCATCCAGATATCCCTGCTGTGCCTGACGGGGTGTGCAGCTGTCATACTTAGTGTGCGAAGTGTTTCCCTGTTCTGGGGCTTCGGGCTGGTCATGGGTTTTTTTGTCGGACCGGTACAGGCGTCGAGCCGATCCTACCTGGCGCATGTGGCCCCAGCGGAAATTCGGGGGGAAATGTTTGGTCTGTTCGCTTTATCCGGCAAGGTGACATCATTTCTCGGCCCGCTTTTGGTCGGCTGGCTGACAGTGGCATCCGGGAGCCAGCGAGGTGGGATGAGCGCTATCCTCGTGCTGTTGGGAGTGGGGTTGGTTGGTATGTTTCTTGTTCCCCCTGTTCGTGAAAACAAGGAGTAA
- a CDS encoding cobyrinate a,c-diamide synthase — translation MSAIKGFVVAGTHSGCGKTSVSLGLMGSLSRRGLAVQPFKCGPDFIDPGHHALACAREKKPIPSHNLDGWMLDESTNLDIFNRHAALSDVAVVEGVMGLFDGISGTGDQGSTGQMAKILGLPVILVVDARSMARSAAALVSGYANFDEDVDLAGVIFNRVGSANHAELLREAMTLLPDIPVLGCLDRNEDIATPSRHLGLIMPEESGPDMGRYQRLADWVESGVDIDRLLEVLPDREAVAPFELVPQMGTVTIGVARDAAFCFYYEENLRLLREAGARLVEFSPIHDHRLPDKLDGLFLGGGYPELYAFELGQNTRLRREIKDFCDSGRPVYAECGGFMYLMNDIVTGRGRYAMSGVFPFRAEMGERFRALGYREVSTGTKTLLGPAGATVRGHEFHYSSIQEDEAVPLSSLPTAYAMSGRKGMIHTPEGFLQGNTLGSYIHLHFASYPEAAKAFVEACRDASVDMD, via the coding sequence ATGAGCGCCATCAAGGGGTTCGTTGTCGCAGGAACGCATAGCGGCTGCGGCAAGACATCTGTGTCTCTTGGTTTGATGGGATCGTTGTCTCGTCGAGGACTGGCGGTGCAGCCTTTCAAATGCGGACCGGATTTCATTGATCCGGGGCATCATGCCTTGGCGTGTGCCCGCGAGAAAAAACCGATTCCAAGCCACAATCTTGACGGCTGGATGCTCGACGAATCCACGAATCTTGATATTTTCAATCGTCATGCCGCCTTGAGCGATGTCGCTGTGGTGGAAGGGGTCATGGGACTCTTTGATGGTATCTCCGGCACCGGAGATCAGGGATCGACCGGGCAAATGGCCAAGATACTTGGCTTGCCGGTCATACTGGTGGTTGATGCCCGTTCCATGGCGCGATCTGCGGCTGCGCTGGTTTCAGGGTATGCCAACTTTGACGAGGATGTGGACCTGGCCGGGGTCATTTTCAACCGGGTGGGGAGTGCCAATCACGCCGAATTGCTCCGCGAAGCCATGACGCTGCTGCCGGATATCCCTGTTTTGGGCTGTCTGGATCGGAATGAAGATATTGCGACGCCGTCCCGGCACCTCGGGTTGATTATGCCTGAAGAGTCCGGCCCGGATATGGGGCGGTACCAACGGTTGGCTGATTGGGTAGAGAGTGGTGTCGATATCGACCGACTTCTTGAGGTGTTGCCAGACAGAGAAGCCGTGGCCCCTTTCGAGCTTGTCCCGCAGATGGGAACTGTGACCATCGGTGTGGCACGCGATGCTGCCTTCTGTTTTTACTATGAAGAGAACCTCAGATTATTGCGTGAAGCCGGGGCGCGGCTGGTGGAATTTTCGCCTATTCATGATCATCGTCTGCCGGATAAACTCGATGGGTTGTTTTTGGGAGGTGGTTATCCGGAACTGTATGCTTTCGAATTGGGACAGAATACCCGGTTGCGTCGCGAGATAAAGGATTTTTGTGACTCGGGCCGTCCTGTCTATGCCGAGTGTGGCGGCTTCATGTACCTCATGAATGATATTGTCACCGGGCGGGGACGGTACGCCATGTCCGGGGTTTTCCCGTTCCGGGCTGAAATGGGAGAACGGTTCCGGGCGCTCGGATACAGGGAAGTTTCCACAGGTACAAAGACACTTCTAGGCCCTGCCGGGGCCACCGTACGAGGGCACGAATTTCATTATTCATCCATTCAGGAAGACGAAGCCGTGCCGCTTTCGAGCCTGCCCACCGCCTATGCGATGTCGGGCAGGAAAGGGATGATTCATACCCCGGAAGGATTCCTGCAAGGCAACACGCTCGGCTCGTATATTCACCTGCACTTTGCCAGTTACCCTGAAGCAGCCAAGGCGTTTGTGGAGGCGTGCAGAGACGCTTCCGTGGATATGGACTGA
- the nhaA gene encoding Na+/H+ antiporter NhaA, which translates to MSIKSVMTCGLEPIEQVLMPFQEFFQSKSTGGIILIISAMIALIWANSPWAASYVALWETKFTVGYGQFLLSKPLLLWVNDGLMAVFFFVVGLEIKREFMVGELSSRSQAVLPIVAAFGGMVIPAVIYSVINIGHESIHGWGVPMATDIAFALGILALLGDRVPYQLKIFLTAVAIVDDIGAVLVIALFYTSHISAWMLAAAAVLLAVAYVGNRMGIRAPGFYAALGCLVWLAVLKSGVHSTVAGVLMAFVIPARTRCDSEGFLFNANRILDQYKSSVRPGTSVLTNSTMHSALLSMQYMTVRAQTPLQRLEHALHPMVDYFIMPVFALANAGVILGGDFGQLMTSPVTVGTALGLVLGKPLGIVLSAWGIVKLSGGWPGGMSVRHFIGAGLLGGIGFTMSLFIAALAFEGNPALLNSAKTAILGASTLAGVMGYLVLRSLPVPAGMSK; encoded by the coding sequence ATGTCCATTAAAAGTGTGATGACGTGTGGGCTTGAGCCGATCGAACAGGTTCTTATGCCGTTTCAGGAATTCTTCCAGTCCAAATCCACTGGTGGCATTATTCTCATTATCAGCGCAATGATCGCGCTCATATGGGCAAATTCGCCCTGGGCGGCATCCTATGTCGCCCTGTGGGAAACCAAATTTACCGTGGGATATGGGCAGTTCCTGCTGTCAAAGCCATTGCTGCTTTGGGTCAATGATGGCCTTATGGCTGTTTTCTTTTTTGTCGTGGGGCTGGAAATCAAGCGGGAATTCATGGTCGGTGAGTTGTCCTCGCGCAGTCAGGCCGTTCTGCCCATCGTGGCGGCTTTCGGCGGCATGGTTATCCCGGCCGTTATCTACAGTGTCATCAATATCGGGCACGAATCCATTCATGGCTGGGGTGTCCCCATGGCCACGGATATCGCTTTTGCCTTGGGTATTCTCGCACTGCTCGGGGACAGGGTCCCTTATCAACTCAAGATATTTCTGACCGCCGTCGCCATTGTCGATGACATCGGGGCTGTCTTGGTTATCGCCCTGTTCTATACGTCGCACATTTCCGCCTGGATGCTTGCGGCTGCGGCCGTGTTGCTCGCTGTGGCCTATGTGGGCAACCGGATGGGAATCAGGGCACCGGGATTCTATGCGGCGCTCGGCTGTCTGGTCTGGCTGGCGGTGCTCAAGTCCGGTGTGCATTCGACTGTGGCCGGTGTGTTGATGGCCTTTGTCATTCCGGCCAGGACACGGTGTGACTCCGAAGGATTTCTCTTCAATGCAAATCGTATTCTCGATCAGTATAAGTCGTCGGTACGGCCCGGAACCTCTGTCCTGACCAACTCGACCATGCACTCGGCACTGCTTTCCATGCAGTATATGACCGTGCGCGCACAGACGCCGCTTCAGCGTTTGGAGCACGCTCTGCATCCCATGGTTGATTATTTCATCATGCCGGTTTTTGCCCTGGCCAATGCGGGTGTCATCCTGGGGGGCGATTTCGGGCAGTTGATGACCAGCCCGGTCACTGTGGGGACAGCTTTAGGACTGGTCTTGGGCAAGCCTCTTGGCATTGTCCTGTCAGCCTGGGGGATCGTCAAGCTTTCCGGTGGCTGGCCCGGCGGTATGAGTGTCAGGCATTTTATCGGTGCAGGGTTGCTTGGAGGAATTGGTTTTACCATGTCCCTTTTCATCGCGGCTCTGGCATTCGAAGGCAATCCGGCTTTGCTCAATTCCGCCAAGACCGCCATTCTCGGTGCATCGACTTTGGCGGGGGTTATGGGATATCTGGTCCTTCGTTCCCTGCCGGTCCCGGCCGGGATGAGCAAGTGA
- a CDS encoding EAL domain-containing protein, producing the protein MRAPKLFFKPLLFMVFIFGIIAVVSSFTFGMRLKREMTREYESKALALAQSVAKSDIVTILRQDAGSVQERIGEYQNIAGVSYVLVTDEKGQILAHTFVPAVPEVIRKLALETARNLPGDEYMLRDVDFDGLPHLHAARPILSGLAGFVHIGMDSQIIETHIKEAVMEQQVVTLFLLGTSLLLGFFFFHNLSKPLTMLTDYAGRVGQKDFDSVPQIDSRDEVGQLARAMQSMARHIAELVGNLEERVRKKTSELEEARDALKDKVEERTSELMRANTQLKIEIAERKVIGEALRKTERKYRTIFENATEGIYQTSPSGRFLSANPSLARILGFKSPEELMSAVYDIGTQMYMEPARRKEFLRRVDERGGVKDFVSKIRRRDGRIIWVSENARAIKDKDGSVVCYEGSVEDITLRKKAEDQLRRQAFHDPLTGLPNRALFLDHLRMAMERSLRRKHLFAVIYMDLDRFKVVNDSLGHETGDELLREVARVVKSCGRAVDTVARFGGDEFAILLEEITAPRDAINIARRILDGVREPIRIGGHEVFSSASLGIVLKTEGYDRPESLLRDADTAMYRAKELGKSRFKVFNKKMHDQALKLMALETDLRRAVDLHEFQVAYQPIVCLDDRQISGFEALVRWHHPEHGVISPDNFIPLAEDTGLIYAIDNLVLTDACAQVRKWQLRYGETMKNGLTLNVNVSGKHFGQAMLAGQISRALEQSGLPAESLNIEITESALMDDPSMAEDILKQLKNLGANVCIDDFGTGYSSLSYLQRFPIDVVKVDRSFINDVDDDPDSQAIVRTVFSLGESLGLKIVAEGIETPAQLAFLESEGCRYVQGFLFYKPLTADEIEALFSRDSAGN; encoded by the coding sequence ATGAGAGCTCCCAAACTCTTCTTCAAACCGCTGCTGTTCATGGTCTTCATCTTCGGGATCATCGCGGTGGTCAGTTCCTTCACTTTCGGTATGCGCCTGAAGCGGGAAATGACCAGGGAGTATGAATCCAAGGCATTGGCTCTGGCTCAGAGTGTGGCCAAGTCGGATATCGTGACCATTCTCAGGCAGGATGCAGGCAGTGTGCAGGAGCGGATCGGTGAGTATCAAAATATTGCCGGTGTTTCCTATGTGTTGGTCACGGATGAGAAAGGCCAGATCCTGGCCCATACTTTTGTTCCCGCTGTTCCGGAAGTGATTCGGAAACTGGCGCTGGAAACCGCACGGAATCTCCCTGGTGACGAATACATGCTACGGGATGTGGATTTTGACGGACTACCTCATCTGCACGCGGCTCGTCCGATCCTGTCCGGTCTGGCCGGGTTCGTGCATATAGGCATGGATTCGCAGATTATCGAAACTCATATCAAGGAAGCCGTGATGGAGCAGCAGGTGGTGACACTGTTCCTGCTTGGGACCAGCCTCCTGCTTGGATTTTTCTTTTTCCACAATCTCTCCAAGCCGTTGACCATGCTGACGGATTACGCCGGACGCGTGGGACAAAAGGACTTTGACAGTGTTCCCCAGATAGATTCCAGAGACGAAGTCGGGCAATTGGCCCGTGCCATGCAATCGATGGCTCGGCATATCGCCGAACTGGTGGGGAACCTGGAAGAGCGGGTCCGAAAAAAAACAAGTGAGTTGGAAGAAGCGCGAGATGCTCTCAAAGATAAAGTCGAAGAAAGAACCAGCGAATTGATGCGGGCCAATACGCAACTCAAGATTGAAATAGCCGAGCGCAAGGTCATCGGTGAAGCGCTCCGCAAGACCGAACGCAAATATCGTACGATTTTCGAGAATGCCACTGAAGGGATTTATCAGACCTCCCCCAGTGGTCGCTTTCTGAGTGCCAATCCTTCTCTGGCTCGTATCCTCGGTTTCAAATCACCAGAAGAATTGATGAGCGCGGTGTATGATATCGGGACCCAAATGTACATGGAACCTGCCCGTCGCAAGGAATTTCTCCGTCGCGTCGACGAACGGGGTGGGGTCAAGGATTTCGTTTCCAAAATTCGCCGTCGTGACGGCCGTATCATCTGGGTTTCCGAAAATGCTCGCGCCATCAAGGACAAGGACGGGAGCGTGGTCTGCTACGAAGGATCAGTGGAGGACATCACTCTACGCAAGAAAGCCGAGGATCAACTTCGGCGGCAGGCGTTCCATGATCCGCTGACAGGACTGCCCAACCGCGCCCTGTTTCTGGACCATCTGCGTATGGCTATGGAACGGAGTCTTCGCAGGAAACACCTTTTCGCAGTTATCTACATGGATCTTGATCGTTTCAAGGTAGTCAATGACTCTCTTGGGCATGAAACCGGCGATGAGTTGCTTCGCGAGGTTGCCCGCGTCGTTAAATCCTGTGGTCGCGCCGTGGATACGGTGGCCCGTTTTGGTGGGGATGAATTTGCAATTCTGCTTGAGGAAATAACCGCTCCCAGGGATGCCATCAATATTGCACGGCGTATCCTTGACGGTGTTCGGGAGCCGATTCGTATCGGCGGGCACGAGGTCTTTTCTTCAGCGTCTCTGGGGATAGTGCTCAAGACCGAAGGGTATGACAGACCCGAATCCCTGTTGCGGGATGCGGATACGGCCATGTATCGGGCAAAGGAACTCGGTAAATCCCGGTTCAAGGTCTTCAACAAGAAGATGCATGACCAGGCTCTCAAGCTGATGGCTTTGGAGACTGATTTGCGCCGTGCTGTGGATTTGCATGAATTTCAGGTGGCATACCAGCCTATCGTCTGTCTTGATGATAGGCAGATCAGTGGCTTTGAAGCTCTGGTCAGGTGGCACCATCCCGAACATGGGGTCATCAGTCCGGACAATTTCATTCCACTGGCCGAGGATACCGGCCTGATCTACGCCATTGACAATCTGGTTCTGACTGATGCCTGCGCACAGGTTCGTAAATGGCAGCTTCGTTATGGTGAGACGATGAAGAACGGACTGACCCTCAATGTCAATGTCTCGGGCAAGCATTTTGGTCAGGCCATGCTGGCCGGACAGATATCCCGTGCCCTTGAACAATCAGGATTGCCTGCGGAGTCCCTCAATATTGAAATTACCGAAAGCGCACTTATGGATGATCCGTCCATGGCCGAGGATATCCTCAAGCAACTCAAGAACCTGGGGGCCAATGTCTGTATCGATGACTTTGGAACCGGGTACTCTTCTCTCTCCTATCTGCAACGGTTTCCCATCGATGTGGTCAAAGTGGATCGGTCATTCATTAATGATGTGGATGATGACCCGGATAGCCAGGCCATCGTGCGTACGGTTTTTTCCCTGGGTGAGTCCTTGGGGCTGAAAATCGTGGCCGAAGGGATAGAAACTCCGGCACAACTCGCCTTTTTGGAAAGTGAGGGTTGCCGTTATGTCCAAGGTTTCCTATTCTATAAGCCTCTCACTGCTGACGAAATAGAGGCTCTCTTCTCCCGGGATTCTGCCGGGAACTGA
- a CDS encoding ABC transporter substrate-binding protein — protein MFLVALVTLPVRTACAEQPKELVFGMSAPFTGTNGEMGVEFYRGIMAYLDHLNATGGAGGWTLRVLPCNDGYNPGPCFENTSDFIRSKDVFALFSYLGTPTTTHILPLLQKFDEHQTYMLFPLTGAQPMRTEPFRKYVYNLRASYFEETAGLVKNLTEIGRDRIAVFYQSDAYGRTGWDGVRRALLLQGLHIVSEAAYQRGANFDSDFVRESRLLLAGTPDAVICIGTYGAQAALIRDLRDMGSDIPVAGVSFAESGKMLELLTKAGMEHGKDYTRNLINTQVVPSYEAVELPGVRLYRTLMDAYKGAASVSGSTYTPRRFSYVSFEGFLNGVLLGEMVSRMADAPSRERIPDVMNSIHDFDMGIGVPVDFSDGKHQGLHAVYYTTVVNDRFLPIDDWQRWRK, from the coding sequence ATGTTCTTGGTCGCATTGGTGACACTCCCTGTTCGAACAGCCTGTGCCGAGCAGCCGAAGGAGCTTGTCTTCGGCATGTCTGCGCCTTTTACCGGAACTAATGGGGAGATGGGCGTCGAGTTTTATCGTGGTATCATGGCTTACCTTGATCATCTCAATGCCACTGGTGGCGCAGGGGGATGGACTCTCCGTGTCCTGCCATGCAATGACGGATATAACCCCGGTCCCTGTTTCGAAAATACATCTGATTTTATCCGTTCCAAAGATGTCTTTGCTCTGTTCTCCTACCTGGGAACCCCGACCACGACCCATATTCTGCCTCTTTTGCAAAAATTTGACGAGCACCAGACATACATGCTCTTCCCGCTGACCGGGGCGCAGCCCATGCGCACTGAACCCTTTCGCAAATATGTTTACAATCTCAGAGCATCCTATTTTGAGGAGACTGCGGGTTTGGTCAAAAACCTGACCGAGATCGGCCGGGACCGCATTGCCGTCTTCTACCAGAGTGATGCGTATGGGCGTACCGGTTGGGACGGTGTGCGCCGAGCCTTGCTTTTGCAAGGGTTGCATATCGTCTCCGAGGCCGCATATCAACGAGGTGCAAATTTTGACAGTGACTTCGTGCGGGAATCCCGGTTGCTCTTGGCTGGGACTCCTGATGCCGTGATCTGTATTGGTACATATGGGGCGCAAGCCGCATTGATCCGGGACCTGCGTGATATGGGGAGTGATATCCCCGTGGCGGGAGTCTCTTTTGCCGAAAGTGGCAAGATGCTGGAGTTATTGACCAAGGCTGGAATGGAGCACGGCAAGGATTACACGCGCAACCTGATCAACACGCAAGTGGTGCCGAGCTATGAAGCCGTGGAATTGCCTGGAGTCCGGCTCTACCGTACGCTGATGGATGCCTATAAGGGAGCAGCTTCGGTGTCTGGCAGCACGTACACGCCACGTCGGTTCAGCTATGTCAGTTTCGAAGGGTTCCTCAATGGAGTTTTGCTTGGAGAGATGGTTTCCCGCATGGCGGATGCGCCAAGCCGGGAGCGAATTCCCGACGTCATGAACTCGATACATGATTTTGATATGGGGATCGGTGTTCCGGTCGATTTCAGCGATGGAAAGCACCAGGGATTGCACGCGGTCTATTACACGACTGTCGTCAATGATCGTTTCCTGCCTATTGACGACTGGCAGAGGTGGCGAAAATGA
- the dinB gene encoding DNA polymerase IV, with protein sequence MMQTWILHIDMDAFYASVEQLDNPELRGLPVAVGGTSDRSVVSAASYEVRTFGVRSAMSVVKARQLCPQIVMVPVRMKRYKEISHMVMGVLKEFSPTVEQASVDEAYLDGTGLERLFGPIETVGSEIKKRMRQVTGLTCSVGAAPVRFLAKIASDMDKPDGMFIIHPHQVETFLRDLPVRKIPGVGKKLVETLARLRVQTCGDILHKERDFWVERLGKYGGALHDRARGIDPNGVIVSSGAKSCSAENTFHEDTTDRETLTTWLLEQAERVGADLRRHGYKGRTITLKIKYTDFKQVTRSLSLDTRTDTTSVIFETACTLLRQLDLRRAVRLIGVGVSNFEARSRQITLFEDSPKLKEETSELDRAVDAVREKFGSAAVTRGDLIQFKNKS encoded by the coding sequence ATGATGCAAACCTGGATACTTCATATAGACATGGATGCCTTCTATGCCTCCGTGGAGCAGCTTGATAACCCGGAACTGCGAGGCCTGCCCGTTGCCGTGGGCGGAACCTCCGACCGCAGCGTGGTGTCGGCAGCCAGTTATGAAGTACGTACATTCGGGGTACGGTCGGCAATGAGCGTGGTCAAGGCGCGCCAACTCTGCCCACAGATCGTCATGGTCCCGGTGCGTATGAAGCGCTATAAAGAGATCTCACATATGGTCATGGGGGTGCTCAAGGAATTCTCCCCCACGGTGGAGCAGGCAAGTGTGGATGAGGCGTATCTGGACGGCACGGGACTGGAACGGCTCTTCGGTCCCATTGAAACTGTCGGCAGCGAGATTAAGAAGCGTATGCGCCAGGTCACGGGGCTAACCTGTTCCGTCGGGGCCGCCCCGGTGCGATTCCTCGCGAAGATAGCCTCTGACATGGACAAACCTGACGGTATGTTCATCATCCACCCGCATCAGGTGGAGACTTTTCTCCGAGACCTGCCTGTCCGAAAAATACCGGGCGTAGGCAAAAAACTGGTCGAGACCCTTGCTCGTCTTCGAGTGCAGACCTGTGGGGACATCCTGCACAAGGAGCGTGATTTCTGGGTAGAACGGTTAGGCAAATACGGTGGAGCATTGCATGATCGCGCCCGTGGCATCGACCCCAATGGAGTTATCGTCTCATCCGGGGCCAAAAGCTGTAGCGCCGAAAACACCTTTCACGAGGATACGACTGACAGAGAAACTCTCACCACCTGGCTGCTCGAACAAGCCGAGCGGGTGGGGGCCGACTTGCGACGTCATGGCTACAAAGGGCGGACCATCACACTGAAAATCAAGTATACGGACTTCAAACAGGTCACCCGGAGCCTTTCTCTCGACACCCGAACCGATACAACCTCAGTCATCTTCGAGACCGCTTGCACCCTGCTTCGCCAACTCGATCTACGCCGTGCCGTTCGGCTGATCGGCGTGGGTGTCTCCAACTTCGAGGCCCGCTCCCGTCAGATCACTCTCTTTGAAGATTCACCCAAGCTCAAAGAGGAAACCAGTGAACTCGACCGCGCAGTGGACGCCGTACGTGAGAAGTTCGGCTCTGCCGCCGTAACGCGGGGAGACCTCATTCAATTCAAAAATAAATCTTGA
- the fliJ gene encoding flagellar export protein FliJ has protein sequence MPRPFSFKLEKVLDYRGQLEEQAKAALAKAQTDHDTQKEKVENLTQSMATHLAKEHESQKTANDMWLWRQYKDALEQDLSRERLMLSKLELNLHQRRKEAVDKSKDRKLLEKLKETQAKKYHDEERAREEKENDEMATIRYKSQDF, from the coding sequence ATGCCAAGACCATTTTCCTTCAAACTCGAAAAGGTCCTCGATTACAGGGGGCAACTCGAAGAACAAGCCAAGGCCGCACTTGCCAAGGCCCAGACTGATCATGATACTCAGAAGGAAAAAGTCGAAAATCTGACGCAGAGCATGGCAACACACTTGGCCAAAGAACATGAATCACAAAAAACGGCCAACGACATGTGGCTCTGGAGACAATATAAGGACGCCCTGGAACAGGATTTGTCCCGAGAACGTCTCATGCTGAGCAAACTGGAACTCAACTTGCATCAACGGCGCAAGGAAGCAGTGGACAAATCCAAGGACAGGAAGCTGCTGGAGAAACTCAAAGAGACCCAAGCAAAAAAATACCATGATGAAGAAAGAGCCCGCGAGGAGAAGGAAAACGATGAGATGGCAACGATTCGGTACAAATCTCAAGATTTCTAA
- a CDS encoding MotE family protein: protein MRWQRFGTNLKISKILISLVFLALMKIAVFGMLSVDSLTLKVMQTVIPEALPSLAVAAEGDAANAPTPVADKADSAANRAAAQEAQADAAAEKVRTEQDMPAEWKALKRKEEELAIKERTLREMEASIKAEAQRVEKLHADMRNMLEEAKGIKDKRVKQLVDMISNTKAKKAAEILQTMETDLAVKVLSGMRGRQAGEILSFVEAKKAAELSEKLTQLQIPFDAGQ from the coding sequence ATGAGATGGCAACGATTCGGTACAAATCTCAAGATTTCTAAAATACTCATCAGTCTTGTTTTCCTGGCCCTGATGAAGATCGCCGTATTCGGCATGTTGAGTGTCGATTCCCTGACACTCAAAGTCATGCAGACGGTCATTCCTGAAGCGCTCCCTTCCCTGGCCGTCGCAGCAGAGGGTGATGCCGCCAACGCCCCCACCCCTGTGGCGGACAAGGCGGACTCTGCCGCCAATCGTGCTGCCGCGCAAGAAGCCCAGGCCGATGCTGCCGCTGAAAAAGTCCGCACCGAACAGGACATGCCTGCGGAATGGAAAGCTCTCAAGCGCAAAGAAGAAGAACTCGCCATCAAGGAACGCACTCTGCGGGAAATGGAAGCTTCCATCAAAGCTGAGGCACAACGTGTCGAAAAATTACACGCTGACATGCGCAACATGCTCGAAGAAGCAAAAGGCATCAAAGATAAACGAGTCAAGCAATTGGTGGATATGATCTCCAATACCAAAGCGAAAAAAGCCGCCGAGATTCTCCAAACCATGGAAACAGATCTGGCCGTGAAAGTGCTCTCCGGCATGCGAGGCAGACAGGCTGGTGAGATTCTTTCCTTTGTCGAAGCCAAAAAAGCCGCGGAACTCTCTGAAAAATTGACACAGCTTCAGATTCCATTCGACGCAGGGCAATAA